Proteins from a genomic interval of Fluviispira vulneris:
- a CDS encoding DoxX family protein — protein sequence MKNNKINYLHNISTFSLALPMFIFSILLIFGAPPMLDTLRRLGYEAYFAHMLGGFKFIGSIALIQKKYPRLKEHAYAGFCFDYIAAIVSHINAKDPFFIILAPIIAICILTISYLSWSHRVKLTEIFSR from the coding sequence ATGAAAAATAATAAGATTAATTACCTGCATAATATCAGCACTTTTTCTCTAGCTCTGCCTATGTTTATTTTTTCTATTTTATTAATATTTGGTGCCCCACCGATGCTTGATACACTCCGCCGTTTAGGTTATGAGGCATATTTTGCTCATATGTTAGGTGGATTTAAATTTATTGGCAGCATTGCTCTTATTCAAAAAAAATATCCTCGCCTAAAAGAACATGCTTATGCAGGATTTTGTTTTGATTATATCGCAGCCATTGTCTCACATATAAACGCAAAAGACCCATTTTTTATAATTCTAGCACCTATCATCGCAATTTGTATTTTAACTATTTCATATTTAAGCTGGTCTCATAGAGTAAAGCTCACAGAGATTTTTTCCCGATGA